In the Bos taurus isolate L1 Dominette 01449 registration number 42190680 breed Hereford chromosome 21, ARS-UCD2.0, whole genome shotgun sequence genome, one interval contains:
- the NDN gene encoding necdin — protein MSEQSKDVCNPNFAAEASNSEVHSSPGIPGEPSSPGSQAATLTESESPPLSPPDAPLVSLPPQAPGEEGDPKALQQAAEEGRPHQAPSTTQLSPAPPAPAQLVQKAHELMWYVLVKDQKRMIIWFPDMVKDVIGSYKKWCRSILRRTSLILARVFGLHLRLTSLHTMEFSLVKALEPEELDRVALSNRMPMTGLLLMILSLIYVKGRGARESAVWNVLRILGLRPWKKHSTFGDVRKLITEEFVQQNYLKYQRVPHVEPPEYEFFWGSRASREITKMQIMEFLARVFKKTPQAWPSRYREALEEARALRAAHPTAHCPRNSVSED, from the coding sequence ATGTCCGAACAAAGTAAGGATGTGTGCAACCCCAACTTTGCAGCCGAGGCCTCCAACTCTGAGGTGCACAGCAGCCCCGGCATTCCCGGGGAGCCCTCTTCTCCAGGGTCTCAGGCCGCGACCCTCACTGAGTCGGAGAGCCCTCCCTTAAGCCCGCCTGATGCCCCTCTGGTCTCGCTGCCTCCCCAGGCTCCAGGCGAAGAGGGAGACCCGAAGGCCCTGCAGCAGGCCGCTGAGGAAGGCCGTCCCCACCAGGCCCCGAGCACAACTCAGCTCAGCCCGGCGCCCCCGGCCCCGGCCCAGCTGGTGCAGAAGGCACACGAGCTCATGTGGTACGTGCTGGTCAAGGACCAGAAGAGGATGATCATCTGGTTTCCAGACATGGTGAAGGATGTCATCGGCAGTTACAAGAAGTGGTGCAGAAGCATCCTTCGGCGCACCAGCCTCATCCTCGCACGCGTGTTCGGGCTGCACCTGAGGCTGACCAGCCTGCACACCATGGAGTTTTCGCTGGTCAAAGCTCTGGAGCCAGAGGAGTTGGACAGGGTCGCTCTGAGCAACCGCATGCCGATGACAGGCCTCCTGCTGATGATCCTGAGCCTCATTTACGTGAAGGGTCGCGGCGCTCGAGAGAGTGCAGTCTGGAACGTGCTGCGCATCTTGGGGCTGAGGCCTTGGAAGAAACACTCCACCTTCGGAGACGTGAGAAAGCTTATCACCGAGGAGTTCGTCCAGCAGAACTACCTGAAGTACCAGCGCGTCCCCCATGTCGAGCCCCCTGAGTACGAGTTCTTCTGGGGCTCCCGTGCCAGCCGCGAAATCACCAAGATGCAGATCATGGAGTTCCTGGCCAGGGTCTTTAAGAAAACCCCCCAGGCCTGGCCTTCCCGCTACAGGGAGGCTTTGGAAGAGGCTAGAGCCCTGCGGGCGGCCCACCCCACTGCCCACTGCCCCCGCAACAGTGTCTCAGAGGACTAG